The genomic DNA AGAACTGTCTGTAGAGAGATGTGTGTATTATTGAGAATAATGAGGACAGTCTGTAAAACACATTGATGATGACGTTTTCTTTAGCAGCAGATGTCAAAGTGTCTTACAATAAATGTATCAAATGTCAGCAACTAAAGCTATCTGCATGGCTAAGTAAAGTACCACATGCTAGAGTTGGGAAAATACTCTTTCTTATGAATATGATGAACTGACTCTTTAACGAACCCCATCTGTCTAATTAATTTTTTCAGGCTGTTCGGCCTCATGCTCCTCTGATCAAGTTTCCCAATAGACATGACATCCCGAAGCCCAATGGTGAGGACGAAAAACTGAATAATTGTccaaaaaaaagctaaataaatctgatatatttttatttctttttttgtgatgtattttctcattttgtgaCTAACTGGACAGCTTTTATGTTAGGTCCAGATAGTGGCTGCAAAGTTACAATgcttttaaaaattatttatttttgagctCTATTTTTAACTTTCTACAGATAATGTCTGATCCTCCttcccccccctttttttccagcTCAAGAAGCGTTGAAAATATTAACAACTAGTCTTCCACAACATAACGCTCCCTCAGCTGCAGCACCACCTCAGTTAGCAAGAACTCATGTACCTTTGACCCCAATCCCTGGCACACCCGACACCCTGGCAACCATTAATCTTCTCCCTGCAAGGTACAGAAGGAGACCGATGGCGCTGGATGAGATGGAATTCATTCAGGTGAGGGCAGCGGCAACATACTGTCTTACTAACCTTAACCATCTCTAAGTATTGCTAACATCATTTTTCTCTTAttcaaataatataacaataaagtGAAACTATTATATGATTATACAGTTTATTACCATtattacatataataatatatgaagTTAAATAGAAATGGCTCTGGAGGTAGTTAAAAAGGAAGTGGAGCTCTCCAGCCAAAATGATTACCATGGAAATTTATGGAAAATGAGAACATAACTTTAGTCCACTATTTAATATAAAGCTGCACAGAAACCTCAACCTCAGCCCTTggtgatgtttttaaaaaatatattattattagtgttcaCCACAAAGGTTGGAAAGCAAGAGTTTCAGTTCACATTGGTGTAATAGCATTATAATGGATTCATAATAGGAGCAAAACACACTACAAACACACGTTATCTAcctaataaaaacagaaaatatcaaaCTAAATAAAGTTCTCCTATCTAGAGACAGTGCATATGTACACTAGTGTCATGAATCAGGAGCCATTACTGTgctcttttaatttattttttacggatgtttattctattttctttttttcttccagcgTGGTGGACCAGAGTGATCTAACACAACTCAATCACTGCAACCAAAGTCCTTATCTGTGGAGATCAGTATGTGTCTTTAATTCTGTCCTTCAGCACAAGAGAACCTAATGCCACATGAGACATGATGtagaataaaatattaacatgaaTCCTGTTGAAATgtacatatgtttattttattttttagacgTTAAtcttaaattgtattttaagtTCACACTAAAGGGACATCTGCATTGCATTCTTTGTTGTGTTAAGATACGGTAAAGCCATAACAACAGCTTCTggatttttcttattttactgttttagcACTTCGGCTATTCATCACACTTTTCTTGTTATAACCTGGGCTCGGTCGGCATTTTGACAAACGTTATCCGCACTTAACAGCTCCCAACATTGCTCTGATTTTCAATTTTGTCACATAATCTATTTAATTTGCAATGCCACCAAACCCAGATACAAACATGAGACTCTGGTAATGTAGAAGAAAGTGTTTGAGGGTACttggtaggttttttttttttttgcccttcaTGCCTTCCATTGCAATGAAGTGACTGATCTGTCTCTTGGAGCTAAACAAGACTGAAGGGGATGATGCTGGATATCAAGTTGCAAAATAGTGTTGAGTTTTGTGAGAAATGCtggatttaaatgattaaaagaatattgtattttactgtgGTGTTCTTATCATGCTTCATGCAGCATTCAcactataaaaatgtgttaaaaaaaatgacacatggaataaaaaacacagatgaatgACACCATAGTTAGAATTAATTTCAGGTATTTATTGTTGTTACTGTTGCTGGCATGCTCTATATGATAAACATTAACAACATTGAACTTTCACAACACAGCAATATGACCGGGCCACCATGAATGTGTTAACTGGTTTTCTATCTATGAGACTCTGTAAGCAGTTCATTACTTGATTAGATGAATATTAATTTGGCACAAGTAGTACAGACATGACAGAAAGGCCAAAAGTGAATACACACTTCACCTGTCTCGCTGGCAGATTGTCTTATAGTCTCTACTAGAGCTGAGAAAAAGCTTCTAGTTTGTTTTTACTCCCCTTTCTTGCCATGAATTAATTGAGGAGAAGTCACACAGCCAGGCAAATACATGAGAAAACAACTCTGCGTGATCTAAGTACATGTCAGTTTGCCTTTAGGtgagaattttttttaacaacctgCTTCTAAACACATGAATGCCGTTACAGAACAATTCATGGCTTTACAAAAATACCTCTGGGCGTTCAAAACCCAATATCAAACACAACCTATGAACCTTATGAACAAAGTGcaatatattcatataaacACTAACAGCAACAAGGAACTGTCAAGTCACAAATGGGCACAACACTAGAAGAAACACTGAGGTATGCACTGGATT from Scomber japonicus isolate fScoJap1 chromosome 9, fScoJap1.pri, whole genome shotgun sequence includes the following:
- the mrps36 gene encoding 28S ribosomal protein S36, mitochondrial, which encodes MGSKVSSKMAAPTARVIQAVRPHAPLIKFPNRHDIPKPNAQEALKILTTSLPQHNAPSAAAPPQLARTHVPLTPIPGTPDTLATINLLPARYRRRPMALDEMEFIQRGGPE